The following is a genomic window from Aricia agestis chromosome 20, ilAriAges1.1, whole genome shotgun sequence.
AGCCATCATGCATGAATATCATGTTTTGCCTCGTTTCTAACGGCATGTCTTCCATTAATTCATGAAAAACATTCCTCAGAAAACTTTCATATTCAACCCCATTGAGGTTTTGCGGTAGGAAATGTGGTCCAATCAAGCGGTTATTAATTATTCCCATCCACACATTCAGATTAAACCTTCTCTGTGAACCTTTTTGCCTTTTTAGGTGTGGATTACCCATGACACGTACGCTCCAATAATGAGCGTTGTGATAATTTGTAATACCGTCCTTATCAAACTTGGACTCGTCAGTCCATAAAATTCTTTTAAGATAATTTCTATCTTCAACGTCCGCATTTAGTAAGAATCTGCAAAACTGCATCCTTCTGAAAGGATCTCCTTCTTCTATGGCCTGAACAGGTGTGTAATGGTAAGGATGGAGGTCATTTTCGTGTAGAGTGTACCACACCTTCCATTGAGAGCGTCCCATACGACGAGCTATCATTCTTGTAGACAGCGTAGGGTCTATTtggaaatgatttaaaatttcctCTTCGTCGTCCCCGACTTCCAGTCGAGGTCTACCTGCGTCACCTGAAAACGTAAAGGTTCTTTAATTAAGTGCAACTTGTGACAACTTGTGACATCAGTCATCACCCTTTAAAGTAAGTGCGAGAGAGGAAGTGATATCCGTTATCTTACTTGTATGATTTATGGCACCCATTTCTGTGAGTCTTTGCACTGACTAATTGTATGTacagtaacattaattattgttttgcaaTCTCACAATTTAAAGGGCGACTTAATAAGAGTGATAgagaaggtttattttttatagctGGACAGATTATCGAAAGCACTAGAACAAAAAAATTCTACATTTTGTACGGAGAAATCTCTGGTTTGAAcatgctttaataataattttctcttACCTTGGTATCTTACGACGGTTCCGCGCTCTCGCATCCGTCGGAATGTTCGGGAGAA
Proteins encoded in this region:
- the LOC121737150 gene encoding uncharacterized protein LOC121737150, encoding MAERTSFSNEEYADILFYYGAARGNAEQARREYGEIFPNRRLPDARVFSRTFRRMRERGTVVRYQGDAGRPRLEVGDDEEEILNHFQIDPTLSTRMIARRMGRSQWKVWYTLHENDLHPYHYTPVQAIEEGDPFRRMQFCRFLLNADVEDRNYLKRILWTDESKFDKDGITNYHNAHYWSVRVMGNPHLKRQKGSQRRFNLNVWMGIINNRLIGPHFLPQNLNGVEYESFLRNVFHELMEDMPLETRQNMIFMHDGCPAHFRLAVRSWLDQHFPDRWIGRGGPIPWPARSPDITPMDFFVWGRMKSLVYATDVPVPNIEDLRNRIINAAQEIQSELTDSRVVKTGVVRRARACIRNNGGHFENEL